The proteins below come from a single Rosa rugosa chromosome 2, drRosRugo1.1, whole genome shotgun sequence genomic window:
- the LOC133731616 gene encoding protein argonaute 5-like, whose product MSNRGGSSGGRGGGGRGRRGNPGGQARGSGYTPAPAPAPAPAPARAQPPAVASSSTVPAPARTHQPAVASSSRAHAPAPAPAPAPAPAPVSSAAAASLASEMEEKLALAPSSSKAVRFPVRPGFGRAGQRVQVRANHFLVEVGERDLHHYDVSISPEVASKKINRDVINQLVQMYSESHLGKRMPAYDGMKSIYTAGPLPFSSKEFVVKLPEREGRAASASRRKDRDFKVCIKLANKPDLYQLQQFLRGGLHETPQETIQVLDVVLRAAPSQKYCVVGRSFFSPDLGPRGDLEFGLEYWRGFYQSLRPTQFGLSLNIDISARAFYDPILVTEFIKKHFGYRDLSRGLSDRDCLKLKKNLKGIKVTMSCGGSRSYRITGVSVQPLSQLTFTLEDNQTRVSVVQYYREKYNISLKQVALPALQSGNDSRPAYLPMELASIVPGQRYTKRLNEKQVTNVLRATCQRPRERESNILKMVKHNNYKGEDLVNKEFGIQVKEQMALVDARVLQPPMLKYHESGRETKDTPRMGAWNMINKKMVNGAKVDFWTFVNFSRLREDFNYHFCEDLVSMCNSKGVEFHSEPLLPVQSAHPNQIERVLRDIHKQSVQRLKEMGQASKHLQLLIIILPDVKGSYGPIKRICETELGIVSQCCNPKQAQKISKQYLENLSLKINVKVGGRNTVLNDAIQRRIPLVSDRPTIILGADVTHPQAGEDSSPSIAAVVASMDWPEVSKYRGILSAQNHRQEIIQDLYKLTHDEKRGPVHSGMIRELFIAFRRSTGQKPHRIIFYRDGVSEGQFSQVLLYEMDAIRKACASLEDGYMPPVTFVVVQKRHHTRLFPADNQTDRSGNIQPGTVVDTKICHPTEFDFYLNSHAGIQGTSRPAHYHVLFDENNFTADGLQILTNNLCYTYARCTRSVSIVPPAYYAHLAAFRARYYIEGDSSDGASSVGRGSGGSAAQTQVLPNVHEYVKDVMFFC is encoded by the exons ATGTCTAATCGCGGCGGTTCATCCGGTGGTCGCGGCGGCGGAGGCCGCGGCCGAAGAGGAAATCCCGGCGGTCAGGCCAGAGGCTCAGGCTACACTCCGGCGCCCGCGCCTGCTCCAGCTCCGGCGCCGGCTCGTGCTCAGCCGCCTGCTGTGGCCTCGTCGAGCACGGTACCGGCGCCGGCTCGTACTCATCAGCCTGCTGTGGCCTCGTCGAGCAGGGCTCATGCTCCGGCTCCGGCGCCGGCTCCTGCTCCGGCTCCGGCACCTGTTTCATCGGCGGCGGCGGCTTCGCTGGCGAGTGAGATGGAAGAGAAGCTTGCATTGGCTCCGTCGTCATCCAAGGCCGTGAGGTTTCCAGTGAGGCCGGGGTTTGGTAGAGCTGGTCAAAGAGTCCAAGTCCGAGCCAATCATTTTCTGGTCGAGGTTGGGGAAAGAGATCTGCATCACTATGAT GTATCAATTAGCCCTGAAGTTGCATCAAAGAAGATAAACAGAGATGTAATCAACCAGCTGGTTCAGATGTACTCTGAGTCTCACTTGGGAAAGAGAATGCCAGCATATGATGGCATGAAGAGTATCTACACTGCCGGGCCATTGCCCTTCTCTTCAAAGGAGTTTGTGGTCAAGCTACCTGAGAGAGAAGGTCGAGCTGCATCTGCATCAAGAAG GAAAGATAGAGACTTCAAGGTCTGCATTAAGTTGGCAAACAAGCCTGACCTGTATCAACTGCAGCAGTTCTTACGTGGAGGACTACACGAAACACCGCAAGAGACCATCCAAGTTCTTGATGTTGTTCTTAGAGCTGCACCATCACAGAA ATACTGTGTGGTTGGTAGGTCATTTTTTAGCCCTGATCTGGGTCCTCGAGGTGACCTTGAATTTGGCTTGGAATACTGGAGAGGCTTTTACCAAAGCCTAAGGCCAACTCAGTTTGGTCTATCCCTAAatattg ATATCTCAGCAAGGGCTTTTTATGATCCGATTCTGGTGACAGAGTTTATTAAGAAACATTTTGGGTACAGAGATTTATCCAGGGGTCTGTCAGATCGTGATTGTCTGAAG CTGAAGAAAAATCTGAAAGGAATCAAGGTAACTATGAGCTGTGGAGGCAGCAGAAGTTATCGAATTACTGGAGTATCTGTGCAGCCACTAAGCCAGTTAAC GTTCACTCTTGAGGATAATCAAACCAGAGTATCAGTGGTTCAGTATTATCGTGAGAAGTACAACATTAGCCTAAAACAGGTGGCTTTGCCTGCCCTTCAATCTGGCAATGATTCAAGGCCTGCTTATTTGCCCATGGAG cTCGCTTCAATTGTTCCTGGGCAGAGATACACGAAAAGACTCAATGAAAAGCAAGTGACAAACGTGCTGAGAGCAACTTGCCAACGGCCCCGGGAGAGGGAATCCAATATACTGAAG atggtGAAGCACAATAATTACAAGGGAGAGGATCTTGTAAACAAAGAATTTGGAATACAAGTTAAAGAACAAATGGCACTGGTGGATGCTAGAGTATTACAACCTCCAATG CTTAAGTATCATGAGAGTGGTCGTGAAACAAAGGATACTCCCAGGATGGGTGCATGGAACATGATCAATAAG AAAATGGTTAATGGTGCCAAAGTGGATTTCTGGACTTTTGTCAATTTCTCTCGATTACGTGAAGATTTTAACTATCACTTTTGTGAGGATCTCGTCTCTATGTGCAACAGTAAAGGGGTG GAGTTCCATTCCGAGCCTTTACTTCCTGTACAGTCGGCTCATCCTAATCAAATTGAGAGGGTTCTGAGAGATATTCACAAGCAGTCAGTCCAGAGACTTAAGGAGATGGGACAAGCCAGCAAACATCTTCAGTTGTTGATTATCATCTTGCCTGATGTCAAAGGATCTTATG GTCCCATTAAAAGAATTTGTGAAACAGAGCTTGGAATCGTCTCCCAGTGCTGTAACCCTAAGCAAGCACAAAAGATTAGTAAGCAGTACCTTGAAAATCTGTCTCTTAAGATTAATGTCAAGGTTGGTGGTAGAAACACAGTCTTAAATGATGCCATTCAGAGGAGGATTCCTCTCGTCAGTGATCGTCCTACAATCATCCTTGGAGCTGATGTCACTCATCCACAAGCTGGGGAAGACAGTAGCCCATCTATAGCAGCA GTGGTTGCCTCAATGGACTGGCCAGAGGTCTCCAAGTATAGAGGAATCCTGTCAGCACAGAATCATCGTCAAGAAATCATCCAAGATCTTTACAAATTAACTCACGATGAGAAAAGAGGGCCGGTTCATTCAGGAATGATCAG AGAACTTTTCATTGCATTCCGAAGATCGACTGGCCAAAAGCCGCACAGAATCATCTTCTATAG GGATGGGGTGAGTGAAGGGCAATTTAGCCAAGTTCTGCTCTATGAGATGGATGCGATACGGAAG GCCTGTGCTTCTTTGGAGGATGGGTATATGCCACCAGTTACTTTTGTTGTGGTGCAGAAAAGGCATCACACGCGCCTTTTCCCTGCTGACAACCAGACAGATAGGAGTGGGAATATTCAACCAG GTACTGTGGTGGATACCAAGATATGCCATCCAACAGAATTTGATTTCTATCTTAATAGCCATGCAGGAATTCAG GGAACAAGTCGCCCAGCTCATTATCATGTCCTGTTTGATGAGAACAACTTCACTGCTGATGGCTTGCAGATTCTCACCAACAATCTGTGCTACAC ATATGCAAGGTGCACCCGCTCAGTTTCCATAG TGCCTCCTGCCTATTATGCGCATCTAGCTGCGTTTAGAGCACGCTATTACATTGAGGGTGATTCATCAGATGGTGCTTCTTCAGTTGGCAGAGGCAGCGGTGGCAGTGCTGCACAAACCCAGGTCCTTCCAAATGTGCATGAGTATGTCAAGGATGTGATGTTTTTCTGCTGA